A window of Ictalurus punctatus breed USDA103 chromosome 21, Coco_2.0, whole genome shotgun sequence genomic DNA:
AGATGTTAATGTCACGGTGAACGTTGTGATCATATCACTGATCATCAGTTAAAGAGAAGAgtttcattattcattaaacATTAGATTCTGCACAGAGGGTAATGTGTGAGCTCCAGCCAGTCGTGTAGTGCACCTTTAACACTccaacactacacacacccaacagtgcaGTGTGGAACATGGGACACTTTTATATAAAAGGGGAGGAGCCATTAAAGTCTAGTAcacagtgtgtagagtgtagggtgtagagtGTAGAATGTAGGGTGTAGAGTGTAGAGGGTATGGTGTAGaatgtagggtgtagggtgtaaaGTGTAGGGTGTATGGTGTAGAGTGTAGAATGTAGGGTGTAGAGTGTAGGGTGTATGGTGTacggtgtagggtgtagggtgtagggtgtagagtgtagggtgtatggtgtacggtgtagggtgtaggatgtagggtgtatggtgtagggtgtagagtgtagaatgtagggtgtagagtgtagggtgtagagtGTAGAGTTGTATAGTGTAGGGTGTATGATGTACGGTGTAGAGTGTAGGGTGAATGGTGTATGGTGTACGGTGTAGaatgtagggtgtagggtgtaaaGTGTAGGGTGTAGAGTGTAGAGTTGTATAGTGTAGGGTGTATGATGTACGGTGTAGAGTGTAGGGTGAATGGTGTATGGTGTACGGTGTAGaatgtagggtgtagggtgtaaaGTGTAGGGTGTAGAGTGTAGAGTTGTATAGTGTAGGGTGTATGATGTACGGTGTAGAGTGTAGGGTGAATGGTGTATGGTGTAGAGTGTAGGGTGaatggtgtatggtgtagggtgtagggtgaaTGGTGTATGGTGTACGGTGTAGAATGTAGGGTGTAAAGTGTAGGGTGTAGAGTGTAGGGTGAATGGTGTATGGTGTACAGTGTAGaatgtagggtgtagggtgtataATGTGGGGTGTAGAGTGTAGAGGGTATGGTGTAGaatgtagggtgtagggtgtaaaGTGTATGGTGTAGATTGTAGGGTGAATGGTGTAGAGCGTAGAGTGTAGGGTGAATGGTGTATGGTGTAGAGTGTAGGGTGaatggtgtatggtgtagggtgtagggtgaatggtgtatggtgtagggtgtatAGTGTAGGGTGCCGAGCACACAGTGACACTGAGAGTTGATATTTTGTTCCTGTTGGTTCCAGTCAGGTTCCAGAAGAGTCCTGAGACGCATCACAGCAGTTCACAGGGGAGGAGGTGATGGAGAGCTGGAGTGGACTGTCTTCTTCGTCAGCATGCACATCCTCCACCGAAGTCTCGTGCTCCTCCACGAGCCGCTGCAGATGTTTGATGTAGCGGATGGCTGCTCGTAGCGTCTCCACTTTGCTCATGCGCTTGTCGGCGGCGGCTCCGGGAAGGTGCTCGCGCAGCTTGGCATAGCCCTGATTGACACACTTCACACGCTGCCGCTCTCTCTCGTTACGCTTCTGAATGAAGGCGGGCTCAAGCGCACACTCGTACACGCCAAAGCGCCCGTGGAATGGACTGAGATACGGCATGAGCGGCGCAGCGGCACCAGGATAGGAGGCGTCGTAGAGGCGGGGCTCTGTGGTACGCGGGTAGATGAGCAGCGGGAGTGTGTGGCGGAGACGCGCCGGGTGGAACTGTGCGTGAGCATGCTTCAGAGCGTGACCAGCAGAGGGCGATACCACACTGTAGGGGCAGTAATGCTCAGAGAGCGGGCGAGAGAACGCAGAGTCCATGATGGGCTAAGGTCGAGtctcaaatcaaatcaaaagcaAATAATGGAGCAATCACGGCACCGCTGCTGTTCCACAGGGTTTAATGACAACAGGAAGCTGTGATGCAACGAGCACCACTGTAACACCACGATGAGTgctcacatcatcatcatcatcatcatcacacagtCAGTATGTTTATCAGGGTAGAGCTGATGGAGCCCTCAGTGAGGTACAACAGTgactccatcatcatcatcatcatcatcatcatgttcaTCGCTCCACAGTTGAGTAGATGAGTTTTGTGTATTCCTCTTGTGTTTTCATCTCACTCTTCTTACCATGACACTGTAGAGCAGATGTGACAGAtaattattagtaatagtattaaataataataataataataataataataataataataataatataggcTGTAAACCTGTATCtagtgttaatgttattaatgttataGTGATTAACGTGTGTGTTATTAATGAGAGTAATATGAGTGTGATGTTGAGGTGATCACTGagattaaagctgcagtatcaaTACACTGATTCCACCCAAAGATCTCTTAATGAGACCGTTGATCCTTCAGACAGGTGATAaattccccttctctctctctctctctctctctctctctctctctctctctctctcatacacacacatgtagacTGAGTGGGTTTATTAGTATAGgagtttattttgtaaatatatgtgAAGTAggggacatggtggcttagtagttagtctctggggttgggggtttgattcccacctccaccctgtgtgtgtggagttcgcatgttctctacatgctttgggggtttcctccaggtactccaatttcctcctcagtccaaaaacatgcgttgtaggctgattggcatttccaaattgtctgtagtgtgtgagtctgtgtgtgattgtgccctgcgatgggctggcacctcgtccaggatgtcccctcaTGGATCATGTGAAGTGCAGCAGATTTACATTGTTGCTCTGTCAATTAATCACTAGATCATTTGATCACTAGGTCACTTACTCACTAGGTCACTTACTCACTAGGTCACTTGATCACTAGGTCACTTGATCACTAGGTCACTTACTCACTAGATCACTTACTCACTAGGTCACTTACTCACTAGGTCACTCGATCACTAGGTCACTTGATCACTGCCACTCATTGCACTTTTCATATGTGTTATTGAACCTGAATCATCTGAGCATTAGTGAATACAGGGTTACACGGTGGAGATAAAAACCCGTAATGAAAATCCAAGTTCATTATGTTCTGATATCAGAGCATTTCGGTGTAATTATCTCATTTAAAACATGCCACTGACCAACttccagctttacctctgactgttacacagcactaacactggagactccttccatacatgttacataaacacatttctcctgacagaaaacttcaccacatcaacaattacatgATTTTAAATCTGATTATGTGGCGCGTCTGCTGTaatgtccctgtgaatgagctgttactatggaaacgataataTACTAGAATGAAcacattaataaaaacctgtgatgtgcagctgcgctactgtcagaaaACTAATccacacctcctgaccaatcagaactcagCAGCACATTGGGATAAAATAAAGTAACACCTGCTAGCCAATAAAGAACAAGAATTTTTGTGACAACTATAACATCCATACTCtcctttatctatctatctttctatctgtctatctgtctaactaactgtctgtctgtctctgttcaGTACATTATAAAGAATGAGATGGAAGATAGTGTGTACCTGtcaggtgtgtgtatgagctgttgcTTACCTGTACAGGTGATTAAGAAGCTGCTGCTGCAGTCTCTCAAGATTCACAAACCATCTACTGTCTCTATatctcaccacacacacacacacacacacacacacacacacacacacacacacacacacacacatacacacacacctgagtgatGTTAAAATGGCACAGGTGAGCTGATCGTCTTCTCTTTACTACCTCAGATGCCCCGCCTCAGACTGAGGCGTGTACAGTTCAGAagaatctctgtgtgtgtgtacagtagttGTGAATTTCAAAGGGAGGATGAAGCACAGGAAGTGGAGTGAGATggagtgtgttttgggttaGAAGCTGGAATTAGAGCTCAGTGTTGACTGGCTGAAGTGGAACAGCTGCAAACACCAATTAACATCCGCTCACACTGCAGAtacactgtaactgtaactgtgtgtagtatatatgtatactacacacgtactacacatatactatacacatactacacacgtactacacatatactatacacatactacacacgtactacacacgtactacacatatactatacacatactacacacgtactacacatatactatacacatactacacacgtactatacacatactacacacgtactacacatatactataaacatactacacacatactacacacatactataaacatactacacacatactacacacgtactacacatatactacacacatactacacatatactatacacatactacacacgtactacacatatactatacacatactacacacgtactacacatatactatacacatactacacacgtactacacatatactatacacatactacacacgtactacacatatactatacacatactacacatatactatacacatactacacatatactatacacatactacacacgtactacacatatactatacacatactacacacgtactacacatatactatacacatactacacacgtactacacatatactatacacatactacacacgtactacacatatactatacacatactacacacgtactacacatatactatacacatactacacatatactatacacatactacacacgtactacacatatactatacacatactacacatatactatacacatactacacacgtactacacatatactatacacatactacacacgtactacacatatactatacacatactacacatataccatacacatactacacacgtactacacatatactatacacatactacacatatactatacacatactacacacgtactatacacatactacacacttactacacatatactatacacatactacacatatactatacacatactacacacgtactacacatatactatacacatactacacacttactacacacgtactacacatatactatacacatactacacatataccatacacatactacacacgtactacacatatactatacacatactacacatatactatacacatactacacacgtactacacatatactatacacatactacacatatactatacacatactacacatatactatacacatactacacacgtactacacatatactatacacatactacacacttactacacacgtactacacatatactatacacgtactacacacgtactacacatatactatacacatactatacacgtactacacacgtactacacatatactatacacgtactacacacgtactacacatatactatacacatactacacacgtactacacatatactatacacatactacacacgtactacacatatactatacacatactacacacgtactacacatatactatacacatactacacacttactacacacgtactacacatatactatacacatactacacatatactatacacatactacacacgtactacacatatactatacacatactacacacttactacacacgtactacacatatactatacacgTACTACACACTtactacacatatactatacacatactacacacttaCTACACACGTACTACACATATACTACACACGTACTACACACTTACTACACATGTActacacacatactacacacttaCTACACATGTACTACACACTTACTACACACgtactacacatatactatacacatactacacacgtactacacatatactacacacatactacacacgtactacacatatactacacacattctacacacatactgcacatatactatacacatactacatacgtactacacatatactataaacatactacacacatactataaacatactacacacgtactacacatatactatacacatactacacacgtactacacatatactataaacatactacacacgtactacacatatactatacacatactacacatataccatacacatactacacacgtactacacatatactatacacatactacacatatactatacacatactacacacgtactacacatatactatacacatactacacatatactatacacatactacacatatactatacacatactacacacgtactacacatatactatacacatactacacacttactacacacgtactacacatatactatacacgtactacacacgtactacacatatactatacacatactatacacgtactacacacgtactacacatatactatacacgtactacacacgtactacacatatactatacacatactacacacgtactacacatatactatacacatactacacacgtactacacatatactatacacatactacacacgtactacacatatactataaacatactacacacatactacacacatactataaacatactacacacatactacacacatactacacacgtactacacatatactatacacatactacacacgtactacacatatactatacacatactacacacgtactacacatatactatgcacatactacacacgtactacacatatactatacacatactacacacgtactacacacgtactacacatatactatgcacatactacacacgtactacacatatactatacacatactacacacgtactacacatatactatgcacatactacacacgtactatacacatactacacacatactacacacatactacacacatactacacataTTCTACACATATATGacacacatactatacacattctacacatatactacacacatacatactataCATATTCTACACATATATACAACACACATACTGCACATATTCTACACATATACTGCAAACatactatacacatactacacatactacacacatactacacacattctacacatatactacacacatactacacatatacgacacacatactacacatactacacatactacacacattctacacatatacgacacacatactacacacattctacacatacactataaacatactatacacatactacacatactacacacattctacatatacactacacatataCTACAGATATACgacacacatactacacacatactacacacattCTACACATATACTACTCACATAGTACACATACTACTCACATACTACACTTATActacacacatactacacatactactcacatactacacacatactatacacatactacacacatactatacacatactacacacatactacacacatactACGCATATACTACTCACATAgtacacatactacacacatactatacacatactacacatatactacacacatactacacatatactacacacatactacacatatactacacacatactacacacatactacacacatacGACACATATActacacacatactacacatatactacagctacaaacatatatatacagatatactaAATCATTATAGGAGTTTTTATATGATACTTTTTACCAGTATCACACTATTACCCATCAGTAGgaagacagtgtgtgtatgtgtgtgtgtgtgtgtgtgtgtgtgtgtgtgtgtgtgtgtgcgtgtgtgtgtttgtgtctttgaAGGTGATAATATGCGTTTGTGGAGATTCAGATCAAACCGTTTCCCTGATTAGAGAACAGACGGTGGATTTAGATCAGTGTGACTCCACCTTCACCAAACGCTCATTAGACTCGCTCAGATCCTGCACTAATCACAGCGTGTGGCTTTATAATGCTTTATTCCTAtaatgctctgtgtgtgtgtgtgtgtgtgtgtgtgtgtgtgtgtgtgtctgtctgtgtaatGGACATTCACCGTTTCCTCCTCTGGCTTTCCAACTGTCTGTCATTTACAGAGCGGAAgagcaaaaaagaaagagagatgaataatggtgtctgtgtgtgtgtgtgtgtgtgtgtgtgtgtgtgtgtgtgtgtgtgtgtgtgtaggtgcttCACACACTCTGTtctcacacacatcatgtcTTGTTTCAGACAGCACTTGTATCAGGTCACATGGAGAGGATCCATCCTTCTTCTCACTCCCACCTTCACAGGTCTAGCATTACGTTTAGGTCTTCAGTGGAGCACCTAAAGCTGAATAGTAGGCAGTCTAAGCTGATGTAGATTCCTGTAGACACTTGATGCCCTGATCCTGCAGTTTCCTTTCAGAACTTGTTTATTC
This region includes:
- the LOC128628911 gene encoding achaete-scute homolog 5-like: MDSAFSRPLSEHYCPYSVVSPSAGHALKHAHAQFHPARLRHTLPLLIYPRTTEPRLYDASYPGAAAPLMPYLSPFHGRFGVYECALEPAFIQKRNERERQRVKCVNQGYAKLREHLPGAAADKRMSKVETLRAAIRYIKHLQRLVEEHETSVEDVHADEEDSPLQLSITSSPVNCCDASQDSSGT